In Mytilus trossulus isolate FHL-02 chromosome 14, PNRI_Mtr1.1.1.hap1, whole genome shotgun sequence, a genomic segment contains:
- the LOC134697785 gene encoding uncharacterized protein LOC134697785 yields MELPKLKSRRTGNRSAVTRLLRKFADAKESSEFDREELLATYENLQQKKKLLDTLNEQIENASETEDIETEIVDTDEYTTNFVTKLRHFKIFIDKTLQPISNQPSHSSYQVLNVDSPPFIPTSSPEIVQTSYVAPSLPQSNDAARILTETSQIATSIPTSSYAVPSAISSNHRLPKLTLPTFNGNILEWPSFWDSYESAVHYNPTLTDVQKFNYLKAQLENEAAQTIAGFSLTNANYAEAVNVLIERFGQTHKITQAHLQALLDITPPRDDLISLRMFYDKMESLVRGLESLGQTQDSYGNLLVPIIINKLPGEIRKHLAREHGTTNWLLRDLRRSINKEIQIMEAGQVTQTESGISYSTLFAGANSQRNHNASTRNVNQHLTEKPCIFCKDIHSPANCQKVRDLDERIAIVKRNHLCFNCLGTHHIKGCKSKSSCRNCGKRHHTSLCNEVEHTANPDQRSENRFTDTKDSAHSCTNKSTTSTPTVVNLVKDTEIQEDSTILHSSAQTHSKVLLKTAVAPVWSDHHCTDTNILFDEGAQRSFVTGSLARKLNLQREGAEKIQLSSFGETNTNARRLDKATVYVETETGHKIPIHALTVPMIATPIKNHIRFIDRNSNYLQDLKLAHPVTQQDTFEISLLIGADFYWEIVEDKVVRGNGPTAVKSKLGYLLSGPLNSEKSQLSTVSSISNVLISHKTEKHDLEAFRKIEATGIESPGVHGKESYIEFRDDKDFTKLPWKHDND; encoded by the coding sequence ATGGAGCTACCAAAGCTGAAATCAAGAAGAACGGGCAATCGTAGTGCCGTTACCAGACTTTTACGAAAATTTGCCGACGCAAAAGAAAGTTCTGAATTCGACCGAGAGGAGCTGTTAGCCACATACGAAAATCTACAACAGAAGAAGAAGTTACTCGACACACTGAATGAACAAATTGAGAACGCATCGGAAACAGAGGATATAGAGACGGAAATCGTAGACACAGATGAGTATACAACAAATTTTGTTACTAAACTGAGACATTTTAAGATATTCATAGATAAGACATTACAACCTATTTCCAATCAACCATCACATTCGTCTTATCAAGTTTTAAATGTAGACAGCCCACCGTTCATTCCTACTAGTTCACCCGAAATTGTACAGACAAGTTATGTCGCCCCGTCATTGCCACAGTCAAATGATGCCGCTCGAATTTTAACAGAGACAAGCCAAATTGCCACATCAATTCCCACGTCAAGCTATGCTGTCCCGTCCGCTATATCCAGCAATCACCGTTTGCCAAAATTAACGTTACCTACATTTAATGGCAATATATTAGAATGGCCAAGCTTTTGGGATTCGTACGAATCAGCAGTTCATTACAACCCAACATTGACAGatgttcaaaaatttaattatttgaagGCCCAATTAGAAAACGAAGCCGCTCAGACAATTGCCGGATTTTCTCTAACTAACGCTAATTATGCCGAAGCAGTTAATGTTCTGATAGAGAGATTTGGACAGACTCATAAAATCACACAAGCACACCTACAAGCACTGCTTGATATTACGCCACCCCGAGATGACCTCATAAGCCTGAGAATGTTTTATGACAAAATGGAGAGTTTAGTTAGAGGACTTGAATCGCTAGGACAGACACAGGACTCATACGGTAATTTATTAGTTCCGATTATAATCAACAAACTGCCCGGAGAAATCAGAAAGCATCTCGCGCGGGAGCATGGTACGACAAATTGGTTATTACGAGATCTTCGAAGAAGTATAAATAAAGAGATACAAATCATGGAAGCCGGACAAGTTACACAGACAGAAAGTGGTATTTCGTATTCTACTCTTTTCGCCGGTGCTAACTCACAAAGAAATCACAACGCAAGTACTAGAAATGTTAATCAGCATTTAACAGAAAAGCCGTGCATTTTCTGCAAAGATATTCATTCGCCTGCCAACTGCCAGAAAGTACGCGATTTAGATGAACGCATCGCTATTGTTAAACGTAATCATTTATGTTTCAACTGCCTCGGTACACACCACATAAAAGGATGCAAATCGAAAAGCTCATGTCGTAACTGTGGTAAACGACACCACACTAGTTTATGTAACGAAGTTGAACACACCGCGAACCCCGACCAGAGAAGTGAAAACCGTTTCACTGACACGAAAGATTCCGCTCACAGTTGTACGAACAAAAGTACGACATCTACACCAACTGTAGTTAATCTTGTGAAGGATACCGAGATACAAGAAGACTCAACAATATTACACTCGTCAGCACAAACTCACTCAAAAGTATTGTTGAAAACTGCCGTGGCCCCCGTTTGGTCAGATCATCATTGCACAGATacgaatattttgtttgatgaaGGCGCTCAGAGGTCTTTTGTAACGGGGAGTCTTGCGCGAAAATTAAACCTGCAGAGAGAAGGAGCCGAAAAGATTCAACTTTCATCATTTGGAGAAACCAACACTAATGCTAGGCGACTCGATAAAGCCACAGTTTATGTTGAAACTGAAACTGGACATAAAATACCTATACATGCATTAACTGTTCCTATGATAGCTACGCCGATAAAGAACCACATTCGTTTCATTGACAGGAACAGTAACTATTTACAAGATCTTAAACTCGCACATCCAGTTACGCAACAGGATACATTCGAAATTTCACTATTAATTGGAGCCGATTTTTATTGGGAAATAGTTGAAGATAAAGTTGTACGTGGAAACGGACCCACCGCTGTCAAATCAAAATTAGGGTACTTACTTTCTGGACcgttaaattcagaaaaatcaCAGCTATCAACAGTGTCAAGTATTTCCAATGTACTTATTTCacataaaacagaaaaacacGACTTAGAAGCGTTTAGGAAGATTGAAGCTACAGGAATAGAATCTCCAGGAGTACACGGAAAAGAGAGCTATATAGAGTTTCGCGACGACAAAGATTTTACAaagttaccatggaaacacgACAACGATTAA
- the LOC134697006 gene encoding uncharacterized protein LOC134697006 has product MKFFGIIVLVALLILSSVTIPAAAYGRYNQGHTGYRRHSVGRPSGGFGGGVGGGRGGGGGGGGGGGGGYGGGDYYGYRGRHGGNY; this is encoded by the exons ATGAAGTTTTTCGGAATCATAGTCCTTGTTGCTCTGTTGATTTTGTCATCAGTTACAATACCAGCCg CTGCTTATGGAAGATATAACCAAGGGCATACGGGGTATAGAAGACATTCGGTTGGAAGG ccTAGTGGTGGTTTCGGTGGCGGTGTAGGTGGTGGAAGAGGTGGTGGTGGTGGCGGTGGTGGAGGTGGTGGTGGTGGTTATGGTGGTGGTGACTATTATGGTTATCGTGGGAGACATGGTGGAAATTACTGA